The following are from one region of the Ochotona princeps isolate mOchPri1 chromosome 4, mOchPri1.hap1, whole genome shotgun sequence genome:
- the LOC101528889 gene encoding olfactory receptor 51I1-like: MSEFNNTTFHPSFFILTGLRGLACSRLWLGPLLSLMYITTMAGNCTVIYLVRTERSLQEPQYHFLTMLAVADIVLSISTLFSVLKVFVLGLHEIAFESCLTQLFFIHTSSSMGSGILLAMAFDRFVAISHPLQYTTILTNSRVTRMGLAALLRGIALMTPLPILLKRLPFCKGHTLSYSYCLHPNVMKLACGQVNINIFYGLVLVIFSFGVDFLLIGISYVLIFQAVLGIASKEGRVKALNTCLSHICIVFIYYGPLLAITAMHRVSHRSSPLAHAVLGNVYLFMPPMLNPIVYSLKTKQIRAALRKSFKIQRR; the protein is encoded by the coding sequence ATGTCTGAATTCAACAACACCACTTTCCATCCTTCTTTCTTCATTCTCACTGGCCTGCGGGGGCTAGCGTGTTCACGACTGTGGCTGGGACCCTTACTGAGCCTCATGTACATCACCACAATGGCAGGAAACTGCACTGTAATATACCTGGTGAGGACTGAGCGTAGTCTGCAGGAGCCCCAGTACCATTTCTTGACCATGCTTGCTGTGGCTGATATTGTCCTTTCTATCTCAACACTTTTCTCAGTACTCAAAGTCTTTGTCCTTGGCCTTCATGAAATTGCATTTGAGAGTTGCCTTACTCAACTCTTTTTTATCCATACCTCTTCTTCCATGGGCTCAGGAATATTGTTAGCCATGGCTTTTGACCGCTTTGTGGCCATTAGTCACCCCTTGCAATATACCACAATACTTACCAACTCACGAGTCACCAGAATGGGGCTGGCAGCCTTACTGAGGGGTATAGCACTCATGACTCCATTGCCCATCCTGCTCAAGAGACTGCCTTTCTGTAAAGGTCACACGCTCTCCTATTCCTACTGCCTCCACCCAAATGTCATGAAACTAGCTTGTGGCCAGGTCAACATCAACATTTTCTATGGACtggttttggttattttttcttttggagtTGACTTTCTGCTTATAGGCATTTCTTATGTACTGATATTCCAAGCAGTACTGGGCATTGCTTCAAAAGAAGGCCGGGTTAAAGCGCTCAACACCTGCTTGTCTCACATCTGCATTGTCTTTATTTACTATGGACCTCTTTTGGCAATAACTGCAATGCATCGAGTCAGCCACCGAAGTTCTCCATTAGCACATGCAGTCCTGGGAAATGTTTACCTCTTCATGCCTCCCATGCTAAACCCAATTGTGTATAGCCTAAAAACCAAGCAGATCCGTGCTGCCTTGAGAAAGTCTTTCAAGATTCAGAGaagataa
- the LOC101528652 gene encoding olfactory receptor 51I1-like, producing MLALNATSTWPTFSFIGIPGLEAAHMWISIPFCLLYLVALAGNILLLMLVRAEQNLHEPQFYFLAILALTDLGLSLSTMPSVLAIFWFDVHHVGLNACLAQMFFIHTLSSVESGVLVAMAFDRLVAICAPLSYTRILTRYTVACLSGAALLRGATLLAPLPFFLRTFPFCGTNVLSHSYCYYPDMLNLACGDVTFSSIYGLICVLCTFAVDALFILASYMKILGTVMKLGIQDRNWKSLHTCACHLCTVLVFYLPLISLAVLHRYTQETSPILYTSMSNAYLLMTPLLNPLVYSLKSRQIQTALRKRFGVQRVVAGE from the coding sequence ATGTTAGCTTTAAATGCCACTTCGACTTGGCCCACGTTTTCTTTCATTGGTATTCCTGGTTTGGAGGCTGCTCATATGTGGATCTCCATCCCCTTCTGTCTGCTGTATCTGGTGGCTCTAGCGGGTAATATTCTTCTCCTCATGCTAGTTCGAGCAGAACAGAATCTTCATGAGCCCCAGTTTTATTTTCTGGCCATTTTAGCTCTGACTGATCTAGGCCTCTCCTTGTCTACAATGCCTAGCGTCTTGGCTATATTCTGGTTTGATGTCCACCACGTTGGCCTGAATGCCTGCCTGGCTCAAATGTTCTTTATTCACACTCTGTCCTCAGTTGAATCAGGCGTCTTGGTGGCCATGGCTTTTGACCGATTGGTAGCCATCTGTGCTCCACTCAGCTATACCAGAATCCTAACCCGCTACACTGTTGCCTGTCTGAGTGGAGCTGCTCTCCTTCGAGGTGCTACTCTCCTGGCTCCTCTACCATTTTTCCTCAGAACATTTCCTTTCTGTGGGACCAACGTCCTCTCTCATTCTTACTGCTACTACCCTGATATGTTGAACCTGGCCTGTGGGGACGTCACCTTTAGCAGCATCTATGGATTGATCTGTGTGCTTTGCACATTTGCAGTGGATGCTCTCTTCATTCTAGCTTCCTACATGAAGATCTTGGGCACTGTTATGAAACTAGGAATCCAAGACAGAAACTGGAAGTCACTGCACACTTGTGCCTGTCACCTGTGCACAGTGCTCGTGTTTTACCTGCCCCTCATCAGTCTTGCTGTGCTGCATCGTTACACCCAGGAGACTTCTCCAATTCTGTATACAAGCATGAGCAATGCATACCTCCTCATGACACCACTGCTAAACCCTCTGGTCTACAGCCTCAAGTCCCGGCAGATCCAGACTGCTCTGCGCAAGCGATTTGGGGTGCAACGGGTTGTTGCTGGGGAGTGA
- the LOC101519373 gene encoding olfactory receptor 51G2-like: MTPANSTSFLFSTFLVTGIPGLESGHVWISIPFCTMFFMTLVGNMTIMTVIWQEPALHMPMYLFLAMLAASDLGLSLSTFPTMLRIFWLDARELTFLACFTQMFFIHSFQVLESAIILAMAFDRYVAISRPLHYSSILTSHIIAKIGLAIVFRTLTVQVPLPILLKRLRFCRSNVLSHSYCLHPDIIRLSCSNIRINSAFGLFVLLSTMGLDFILIVLSYVLILKTVLGIESGGGRLKALNTCISHLCAVILFFTPMICLSMLHRFGPRLPSHIYVAIANMHFLIPPVMNPIVYVVKTKQIRDKILKLCIKKSIRRVLSHSDPVNFGK, translated from the coding sequence ATGACTCCTGCTAACAGTACCAGCTTCCTCTTCTCCACCTTCCTGGTGACGGGTATCCCTGGGCTGGAGTCTGGGCACGTCTGGATTTCTATACCCTTCTGTACCATGTTCTTCATGACCTTGGTGGGCAATATGACCATCATGACCGTTATCTGGCAGGAGCCAGCCCTCCATATGCCTATGTACCTCTTCTTGGCCATGCTAGCTGCTTCTGACCTGGGTCTGTCCCTTTCCACTTTCCCCACCATGTTGAGGATCTTCTGGCTGGATGCTCGAGAGCTGACCTTTTTGGCTTGCTTCACCCAGATGTTCTTTATTCATAGTTTCCAGGTTTTGGAGTCAGCCATCATCTTGGCAATGGCTTTTGACCGATATGTGGCCATTTCTCGTCCACTGCATTATTCTTCCATCCTCACGAGTCACATAATTGCCAAAATAGGTTTGGCTATTGTTTTCCGAACATTGACTGTGCAGGTGCCCCTCCCTATCCTCTTGAAGAGGTTGCGGTTCTGTCGCTCCAATGTTCTTTCTCATTCTTATTGTCTACATCCTGACATCATCAGGCTATCCTGCTCCAATATTAGGATCAATAGTGCCTTTGGACTCTTTGTGCTGCTGTCCACTATGGGACTCGATTTTATCCTCATTGTCCTTTCATATGTGTTGATCCTGAAAACTGTCCTGGGCATAGAATCTGGTGGTGGGCGTCTCAAGGCTCTTAACACCTGCATCTCCCACCTGTGTGCTGTGATCCTATTCTTCACACCCATGATCTGTCTGTCCATGCTACACCGCTTTGGTCCAAGACTTCCTTCACACATCTATGTGGCCATCGCCAACATGCATTTCCTCATTCCTCCTGTGATGAACCCTATCGTGTATGTGGTGAAAACCAAGCAGATTCGAGACAAAATCCTGAAGCTCTGTATCAAAAAAAGCATCAGAAGAGTTCTAAGCCACAGTGATCCCGTAAACTTTGGCAAATGA
- the LOC101519139 gene encoding LOW QUALITY PROTEIN: olfactory receptor 51G2-like (The sequence of the model RefSeq protein was modified relative to this genomic sequence to represent the inferred CDS: deleted 2 bases in 1 codon; substituted 1 base at 1 genomic stop codon), which produces MTISKDSNVSSFFFILMDLPGLETAHXWTHSAIPICSIYVLSMLGNITVMPIVKSVPSFHTPMYLFLSMLLMADLGLSASTLPLLVADFLLGHKKTRATAFFVQLFFIHTFSVTESAVLLAMAFDRCVAIREPLRYATILTSKLNGAIGLAIVPCSAALHLPLPVLLGRPQFKHVNALSHCYCVHPDVLRPSTSSTLINSGLGLFVMLSTLGLDAVLIFLSYVLVLRTVLNIASNAERLKAFNKCFSHICAVLLLYTPLVSLSMIHHFWKKKLPPQIYMLLSYLHFLMPPMLNPIVYSVKISKIRVCILKALLPPKV; this is translated from the exons ATGACAATCTCTAAAGATAGTAATgtcagcagcttcttcttcaTACTGATGGATCTCCCAGGACTGGAGACTGCTCACTAATGGACA CATTCAGCCATTCCTATATGCTCCATCTATGTTCTTTCCATGCTGGGCAATATCACAGTAATGCCCATCGTCAAGTCAGTGCCAAGCTTCCACACACCCATGTACCTCTTTCTCTCCATGCTTTTAATGGCAGACTTGGGCCTCTCAGCTTCCACTCTGCCTTTATTGGTGGCCGACTTCCTCCTGGGCCACAAGAAAACAAGGGCTACAGCCTTCTTTGTACAGCTCTTCTTCATCCACACTTTCTCAGTCACTGAATCAGCTGTTCTGTTGGCTATGGCATTTGACCGCTGTGTGGCTATCAGAGAACCCTTGCGCTATGCCACCATCCTCACATCCAAGCTCAATGGAGCCATTGGGCTGGCCATCGTGCCCTGCAGTgctgccctccacctgcccctgccgGTGCTCCTCGGAAGACCGCAGTTCAAGCATGTAAATGCTCTGTCTCATTGCTACTGTGTCCATCCTGATGTTCTGAGACCGTCCACATCCAGCACCCTCATAAACAGTGGCCTTGGGCTCTTTGTAATGCTCTCCACACTTGGGCTGGATGCTGTGCTCATTTTCCTCTCCTATGTCCTGGTCCTGAGGACAGTGCTGAACATCGCTTCCAATGCTGAGCGACTCAAGGCTTTCAACAAGTGCTTTTCCCACATCTGTGCTGTACTGCTGCTTTATACTCCACTAGTTAGCCTGTCCATGATTCATCATTTCTGGAAAAAGAAGCTCCCGCCTCAAATATACATGCTCCTCTCTTATTTACACTTCCTTATGCCTCCAATGCTCAACCCAATTGTCTACAGTGTTAAAATCTCAAAGATTCGGGTATGCATTCTAAAAGCACTTCTTCCCCCAAAAGTTTGA